tgaaggatcagccgagtcttctaGAAGGGAGAGCGCAGCGCCAGCTCCTTCTCCATTCTACATTCCCAACGGCGGTCCCCTTAATTATTTCATAGATTTACAAACCAAGAGAGACCTAGACAACCGTTGGgaagccatctctcaaaaatggggtttgaaagacaacataaatattattaccccggggaattatgacactgttaggtttcctcccccacactgtATAGCCGTATACTTTCCCTCTTTTGAGTTAGGACTTAGgtttcctcttcacccgttttttagggaggtgttagagtttttgaacgtttcagtgcccgagttatacccaaacgcctggggttgtatgATGGCATTTTTGATCttgtgtaaagttttggccgtgccaccaacactcaccgcctttagatatatatttagagcccgcctatgtaattctcaatcatacggctgCGGCTGGATAACTTTTACCCACCGTcgtggactgaagatagtccacgacctccctGATAACCAAAAGGGGTATAGGACTAAATTTGCCTACCTCTATAATTCGGAAGGATGGAAGATCAAGACATCTttcgacatcaaacccaacctttcgggTTTCAATAATGGTATCCCGCAATGTTCTCTTAGCGACGCGGTAATAATTGAgtatgcaaagatggacgttcaactgggaaggaaacccatgaacgtccagcTCAACTGGATACCAGgtcgtcctgagttggagaatgaaAACCTCCTCTtagcattcggcatcagcttggctatcgatcggagtaagagttgtcggacttcttccttcttttttctattatttgctTGTCTCTAACTCGTGGTTTtgcagggatagccaaggaaaatCTTCGAGCAAAAGATCCGGAACTCATGAAGAAATTCAGTGTCATGAGAtttgctcaaggggccatccaaCGACCCGTGgagaaacctctacctcttccGCCAAAGGTATAACTTTCTTCATCCTTCCCGAACTATAGTGgatttctttgatttcttctaATTGTTTCTCTGATAGGACTCTGCAACGGCGGAGAAGGGGCTGGACGAGGTCCCCTGCGAGGAGGAGGCTCTCCGGCTCCTTGAGGAGAGGAGACAGGTCCATATTGCCGATGACTCTTAGAGGGTAATCCCTTCTAAGAAGAGGGAATCGAAGAAGAgggagaggaagagaaagagagtctCTTCCTCCCATAAGGAGAGTGCCTCAAAAAAGGCCTCGGCGGGTACAACAATAATGTCAGCCGTACCTCTGCAAATGAGGTCGGTGGAAGAGGAGGTGGCTTCACCTCAAACTAAGGCGTCCCCTGTCTTGAGCTGGGGCAAAGAGAAGGTGGGGGAATCGGCCGCGGCTCCTAAAGCCAAGGTGGAAGAGGTGTATCGTCGTCGGGAGGTTCTTCCTTTCCGGCACGACACTCCTTTCACCGACTTGGGCCTTAAGGGCATGATAACCCGGTTTAATAGGGCGACTTCTCACTTGATCAGCCAAGTGGATGTTGATCTATTGGATTCCCTTTCCCCCACCGATAGGGTCCGTCAACTCCAAGTTTCCGCGGCTGAGGTAACTTTCTTCCTCTTACATCTCTTTAAGTTTAACTGTTTAGATTTTGATTTATTCTTTTTGCAGGCTTTTCTGAGGTTGTCTTTTGAGCTCAACCTCAGTCGCCAAAGTGCCGCGGACAGGGAGACTCTGGCTGCCTTATCCTCCCGTTGCGATGAGCAGGACGAGGAGCTTCAAAAGCTCCGAGATGAACTGCCAGGCTTAAAGGAAAAGCTGGCTAAATGCTCTGAGCTGAAGGAGCTTTTAGTCAGAACTGAGCAGTGGCGGGAGAGGGCGAGGAAGCAACTGGAGGAGACTGTCGAGAGTCTGGACGCGGCTTCCAATAAATTGGCAACCCTCGGCCACGAAATCGGTCACCTGATGGATGTTCATGCTAAActggttcatcagaaccagtgtCTTTTGGAACAGGTGTCGACTGATTCGACCAAATTCAAGACTTTGCTATCCACGGCTCGGATTTATAAGACCAACTTGGGGAGACGAGCCCGGATAGCTAGGGATTGGCTTACTTCGGACAAACCGGAAGCATCGAGTTTCTTAGGGAGTCTGACGGCAGAAATGGTGGGCACGGGGTCCACAATTACTGAAGAGAGGTACCGTctggctgccgcggagttaggcGTCGACTTCGATTCCCTCAAACAAAAGGCATACCTTAAGGGGGACGAAGCTTTGGCCAACCTAGCTCCATTTTTGGAACgggagtcggcggtactggtgGACCCCAACTGGGATGTGGAAGAGGCAAGGGCTTGGTCGGAGAGGGTTGATGTTGCGGCTGAGAGGGAGGCATTATGCCTTGATCTGGATAAACTAACTATCTCCCCTCCTTCGACCTCGGGGACCCCTGAGAACTTGGCGCTTTCCCAACTGGAGGGTTTATGCCTAGACTTGTCAAATCTCCTCATTGATGAAGGAAGAAACCTCCAGGGTTTGTCCAATGAGCTATCCGGGATTGAAGTGGAGCCGTTCAATGTTGAAGATTTTGTGAGCTTCACTCCAAGTCTTGAGGAGGGGGCGGCCGAGTCTCCTCCGTTGCCGGCCCAGGACACTGAGGGGGACGTCGATACTTTTTTGGCTAATGTTTAGTTTTTGTAATATAAAGTaggaatttttgtaattttaacttGTAACCTTGAATATGATCACTTTGTGCGCCGAATTATTTGGATGATtgatttaatgatttttaaagcGTCTTGtttaagtatttctcttttATTAGCCGCGGCTTCTTTCCATCAATAGGCGAGAAACATCCTTTAGTTGAGGTCACGGCTAAAAGATATTAGTAGATTTGACAATCTCAGCCTTGGAACCGATTTGAGGGTCCGACATGTCGATGTCACGGCTGGTTGACCTTAAAAATTTACTTAGTCTGATTCTGAACTCAGGACCCCTATCatggggtccgacttgtcgacgttGCGGCCAGGAAAAATTCAGCTAAATATTTATTCGGAATGATTATGAACTTGGGACCCTAATCTGatggtccgacttgtcgatgtcccggttggggaacattttatcaaataacttagaataattttgaagTTTGAGACCCCAATCTGGAGGTCCGACTCGTCGACGTCCCGGTTGGAAAACATCTTAGTGAaaataacttagaatatttttgaacttagggaccccaaactgggggtccgacttgtcgatgtcccggttgggaaacatttTTGTgaataacttagaatatttttgaacttagggaccccaaactgggggtccgacttatcgatgtcccggttgggaaacatctttgtgaataacttagaatattttttgaacttagggaccccaaactgggggtccgacttatcgatgtcccggttgggaaacatctttgtgaatagcttagaatatttttgaactcagggaccccaaactgggggtccgacttatcgatgtaaCTGAATTTTATAAGATTTGCAATAGAATTTTGCCGAGTACTTGTGATCGTAAGAGCCGGATAATCTAAAAATGAAACTTCTGATTTGTTATAAATGATGAATTTGATAATCATTAAAGCTACAATTGACAACGCGAGCATGCCGCGGGATGATGGCTGATAAAGCAAAATACAAATGAGAACGCGACTACGTCGCGGGATGAAACTATGTCACGGAGTGAATCTGATAAGACTGATAGTTactgattgccccttgcaaatcttgttaaatgaagaatttcttcaagtggtctccattccatgggcgaggtagtttttttcctttcatgtcttctagttcgaaaGTTCCTGGTTTGATAACGCGGGTGACTTTGAAAGGGCCGTCCCAGTTGGCTCCTAACTTCCCTTTTTCCACTATCTTTCTCGTAGCCTCGACTTTGCGGAGTACAAAGTCCCCAAATTGAATACGTCTTGTTTTGACATGACGGTTAAAGCTACGAATCATTCTCTGCTTCTGTGCTATCGATCTCAACAATGCGTTTCCTCTTGTTTCGGGTAGGAGATCTAAGTTTGTTCTTTTATCTTCCTCATTCTCGgcgtgtgagtagtaggtgacccgtGTAGAGGGTACGCCTATTTCCACTGGAAGTACGGCTTCGGATCCGTACACTAAAGAGAACGGCGTACGCCCCGTGGCCTCTTTGATGGTTGTTCGACTTGCCCATAAGATgcctggtagttcttcatcccaatttcctttgaccccctctatcttctttttgataccGTTGAGAATTTCCTTGTTTGCGGACTCAACTTGCCCGTTAGTTTGAGGTCGAGATACAGAACTGAACCTGATTTGGATGTTGAACCTGTCGCAATACTCGATGGTGTTCTTGCTAACAAATTTCCTTCCATTGTCTGTTATGATCACACGAGGGATGCCGTATCTTGTGATAATATTCCGCCATAGAAACTGACAGACTTGCTTGTCTGTGATGGAGCTAAGAGCCTCTGCTTCCACATACTTGGTGAAGTAATCGATAGCCACAATGATGAACTTTCTTTGGCCCTTGGAAGGTGGGAAGGGGCCGAGGAGATCCATGCCCCATTTGTCAAAAGGCAGGACGGCTTGCATGGCGGTCAAGTAATTTGATGGCTTCCTCCCAATCTTTGAGTGGTATTGACATTCAGGACATCTTTTGATTAAGGATTCCGCGACATTCCTgagtgagggccaataatatccgcttCTGAGAACCTTTCCTACAACAGTTCGCACTCCTTGATGTATACCACATccgccttcgtgtatttcgcgaaggatatagtttccttcttcaggagaaaCACATTTCAGAAGGGGATGTGTATATGACTTTTTATAGAGCGTTCCTTCAtggagttcgaaccatctggcCTTTTTCTGGACCATTCTTGCTTGATTTTCATCTTGGGGAAGCGTCTGATTCTGCAAGAACTTGATGTAGGGATCCATCCACATCTCTGATCCATCCAGATGATGTCGCGAGCCACGGATGTTTCAGCTGAGCTAGCCAGCTTTGCCAAAGAATCAGCTTGTGCATTTTGGGATCTTGGGATATGGACCAAAgtgaatttgtcgaatttcTGAACAAATTCCTTTACTTGCTGTAAGTACATTTTCATGCTTTCATCTTTGGCCTCGAATTCTCCATTTACTTGTCCAACTATTAGTTGGGAGTCAGAAAATGCGGACAATATTTTACCCCCTGCCTCGTAGTAGATTTTCAGCCCCATCAATAAAGCTTCATATTCAGCCTCATTGTTGGACGCCGCGAACTCGaatcttaccgccctttccatacggaccccggcggaCGATTCAATGAGGAGTCCAGCCCCACTTGCTAATTGTGTCgaggacccatctacatacaacttccattctTGATTGGGTTCAGGATGATGGGGAAGAGTACTTTCGGCAATGAAGTCGGCCAGAGCCTGGGCTTTGACTCTCGTACGAGGCTCATACTCGATTCTGAAATCTgctagctggtttgcccaatctgtaACGCGGCTTGACTTATTTTTCCCTTCCTgaatctttttcaaaggttgatcagtccggacgatgatctggtgggattggaagtatGGCTTCAATTTTCTGCTTGCCATCACTATTGCAAATATGACCTTTTCCACTTCGCAGTAGTTCCCCTCTGAGCCCCGAAATGCATGACTCACATAGTATATTGGAAGctgtttcttttctctttccgcCACTAGTACTCTGGATAACGAGTATTCGGAAATAGAGACATATAGGACTAGCTTCTCCCCTTTGATGGGCGATACTAATTTCGGCAAGGTAG
This Amaranthus tricolor cultivar Red isolate AtriRed21 chromosome 13, ASM2621246v1, whole genome shotgun sequence DNA region includes the following protein-coding sequences:
- the LOC130798845 gene encoding uncharacterized protein LOC130798845, with product MVNKVFQSQIGRNLEVYVDDMIAKSKQASEHAADLRETFTTLRRHQMRLNPDKCVFGVTGGKCLGFLVDKRGIEANPDKIKAIQDMKSPRSVKEVQKLTGCLAALGRFLSKSADKCSPFFETLKQSKFEWTREAEESFQELKEHLSTLPKLVSPIKGEKLVLYVSISEYSLSRVLVAEREKKQLPIYYVSHAFRGSEGNYCEVEKEGKNKSSRVTDWANQLADFRIEYEPRTRVKAQALADFIAESTLPHHPEPNQEWKLYVDGSSTQLASGAGLLIESSAGVRMERAVRFEFAASNNEAEYEALLMGLKIYYEAGGKILSAFSDSQLIVGQVNGEFEAKDESMKMYLQQVKEFVQKFDKFTLVHIPRSQNAQADSLAKLASSAETSVARDIIWMDQRCGWIPTSSSCRIRRFPKMKIKQEWSRKRPDGNYILREIHEGGCGIHQGVRTVVGKVLRSGYYWPSLRNVAESLIKRCPECQYHSKIGRKPSNYLTAMQAVLPFDKWGMDLLGPFPPSKGQRKFIIVAIDYFTKYVEAEALSSITDKQVCQFLWRNIITRYGIPRVIITDNGRKFVSKNTIEYCDRFNIQIRFSSVSRPQTNGQVESANKEILNVEIGVPSTRVTYYSHAENEEDKRTNLDLLPETRGNALLRSIAQKQRMIRSFNRHVKTRRIQFGDFVLRKVEATRKIVEKGKLGANWDGPFKVTRLNFSWPQRRQVGPHDRGPEFRIRLSKFLRSTSRDIDMSDPQIGSKAEIVKSTNIF